AcattcaaattcaatataaatctCAAAAACGCAAATAAGAATTAGAGGGAATGTTAAACTTATTAACTTTAACTTAGGTGGAGGAAAtaatgagagagaaaaaaaattcaaaagaaggagaagaagaggatGGGTATTTCGGTCTTTCTAATAATTAGTCTATCCTATGAGTGTTTCTGTCCCAGTATGGGCCAGGATCATAGCCAGTCTAGTCCTGTCCAGTTCAGTCCAATACAGTCCTCTAAAAGCCACCAAACCAAACACACCCTGAATCTATTCTTTATGAACTGTTGATAAAAACATGGTTGTGCCTCTCATAACATTATTATACATTTCCCCTTCATTGTAGGTTGTTTATTTCTCGGCATAGCTGTTGCTTACGATGTGTTTGGAAGTTTTCAACCAAATCAATATTTTACAGAGAGCCAACAAGGATTTTCATCCATAATTGGCTGTTTTGATCCTTTGGAACAACCCGATGAATTCAGTAGATCATTTTAGGAGGCCCCAATGACCATAAATTGAGCCTATCCAATTTTTACAGAACATTGCTATTTGAGCAATCCACTAGGATCCAAATAACTACGGGCCTCACAGTTACACCCTAGTGTAGGGTGGATCAATCCCAGCCAATTAGGAAAGATGTTGATGCAAATGGTATGTGGTTGGGCCTTTTTCATGGACATTGCTATTGTAGGGTGAGGTGAGCTTTATGTGTTGAGAAATAGGTGTTTTGCtctttttatagaaaaataaatattattaagaaaGAAGGAGAGTATAAAGTGAGTGAAGGGTTTGACACAGACGAAGAGATTTGGTTTGTCTTCTTAAAAATTCACTCTGCACTTCCAGTATTTCTTTGGTGGTCAATCATTTTTGCAGTGTTTTTTGCTCTTAATTGCACCCTCCCTCCTggccttctctctttctctctcaatgaTTTAGTTGTCATCTTCATTGATCCCCAATCACATCTTTTGACCTTTCCTAAGTTACACAAAGGAAGAATCCTTTTAATCTTTTCTCTGTTATGTTTATGTCGAAAAATAATCCCTCGTGTAACACTTTTTAATCTATACTTGATAATCATAAAAGTGTTTTGCTATCCATTTAAATAGCCTTTGTGATAATTTTTGTAAACTTTGTTATAGGATCTGGACTCCTTTAAATTACCGTACCTTCAATAATATACATTAATGATGCTATTGACCCcaaaagttttgattatttaaatAGAAGATGTGAAAAATCAGAATTTTGTACAGCACGTAGAGATGTATGCATCATTTGTATTCTTGGCGTGTTTAGTAGAACTTGTATATGCTGCCAAAAGAGGAACTTCAAAGATTCTAGTTAATGTATTTTTCAATATCTCAATTTTTTCTTCTAGGATGGTGTCATTCTTGGAGCTGATACGAGAGCCACTGAAGGACCCATAGTATGTGATAAGAACTGCGAAAAAATTCATTACATGGCGCCAAACATATATTGCTGTGGAGCTGGAACTGCTGCTGATACAGAGGCAGTAACTGGTACTGTTAGAATTGATATTCTGCATTGTGATGCCAGTCTGCTCTTGTAATCAATCACGACATCAGTTGGGGAACATGCAAATATTGCAAATGTGCAAATTTATCATTGCATTCCAACTTATGATGCCTAATGAATTGCTTTGGTGTTTTGCATATACCTAGACATGGTCAGCTCACAACTACAATTACATCGCTATCATACTGGTCGAGATTCAAGGGTTATAACGGCATTAACCCTTCTTAAGAAACACCTTTTCAAGTTGAGTTTCATTTGCTTTTTAAGATTGTTGTTCAGCAACATAGTTTATTCAATGAGTTTATGATTTTGACAGCTTAATGTTTTATCCAGTTACCAAGGTTATGTCCAAGCTGCTTTGGTGCTTGGTGGGGTTGATGTTACTGGACCACATTTACATACAGTGAGTTTGGTTCTGTTTTACAAGACATCTAAGCTGGAAACTATTTCCTTTTGCTAGTCCAATTActttattctctttttttgggTGATTGATATTTTTTGGCTGCAGATTTATCCTCATGGATCAACTGATACATTACCATTTGCTACAATGGGTTCTGGGTCTCTTGCTGCCATGGCTGTATTTGAGTCTAAGTACAGAGAAGGCTTGACTGTAAGTCCACTTGCTGTAATTGGAAAAAGTTCTGTTCTGTGTTGTATGGTGGTGTGTCTGAGATCTGCATAaatcgtgtttttttttttttaatggaaaaaaaagataaattcatttGATTTGGAAGAATATACAgaaaggagaataagaaatcctcctaaacaaaaggaagaaaaaaggaaaaaataaaaaataaaacgataaaaaagaaacagaaaaaagaaaataataaaataaagcgATAAAAAAAGAAACAGCAATCATACTTACAAAGCAAGCCAATCACATTGCAAATCAGAAAACCTCATCCCTTTAAAGCGACCAGCAGCAGCACACCAAAATGATGCTAAATAATGAATCTTCACCTATAACAAAGATAAATTCAGCCATTTCCCCTTATTTTTATGAACATTTTGTTCCATCCACAAACCCTATAGACAGCGAATCCACACAAGTCTTCAGATAATGTGCATCCTTTTGTTTACTAAAACCAGAAATGGAGTTACTAGCAAATCCTCCACCAACTCCAGACAAACCCCACTTCCCCCAAAATAACGAAAGGCTTATTCCATATATTTCAAGCAAAATAGCAGTGGAAGGACAGATGAGATTCCGTACCAGAACTATCAGGACATCAAGAACACACATCAGAAGAAAGATTTTTTGAAGGTCGCTTACTTTGCAACCGATTGTTgttgttaactctattaagaactaATGAACAGCAACCAAGTAAAATCCTTGATCTTTGAAGGGACTTTGgcctttcaaataattttatggAGTGAAAAAGATATATTAGCATTAGTCAAAAATCAAAGAAGGATCTGCAAGAATAAACTGCCGAAGAATCTAAAGACTAAGAATGACTATCTGCTCTAAAGGCCCCCCAATATCATCAACAAGGGAAGACAACCTCCTCCACCTCCCTATTTGCAATCAAATGAGGATCTTAGATAAACTCATCCGCTCCCAAGTCCAATTCCCTAATCTTGTTTTTTTCCTCGTACTCCCACTAGCCAatgtgaaaaaaaatttgaatgacaATCGCTCTTTTTGCCCATTTAAATTTAATCTTTTGCCTCCAACTCTTCACTTAAAAATAAATCCTCCAACTCATTTTTCAACAGACCCATTTTGCCTCCCCACTCTCCAAAAGACTTAACACTTTCCTCTTTTCTATCTAACAAATCCTACGTGCTCAAAATGAGAGCCTTCTTGATTCTGATATTGCCCAAAACCTCCCTGTTCCAATTCTTCGAAGTCTCTTTAGAAACCTAAGCTTCCTTGTGAACCTAAACCCTTTCCAATCTCTCTCCAAGTTCTCACTCCAAAAATCTCTTAACCAAAGAGGGAAAAGAGAACAAGCCACATATTCTCAAAGCAGAAAGGGAAAGACCCAACtaataatatttgaataatttaaaatatatagtaTGAAATGTTCCTTTCGCCATACAAGATTCCAAGAAGATAGGAAATGATAAAATGGGTCTagataaaggaaaaaaattgcGAAATATTAGAAAACTCATTCTcccaatcactacaaaaaaaaaaaaactttctacTGGCTAGCAACAGCCCTATTCCACCTACAGACTTAAGAGAAAAATGATCCCAGGGGCAGGTCCCCCAAACCAGTCTCTAATGAATCTGTCAAAATTCTGCATATTTGAAGAGAACCTCCTTCCACCTTTTTCCTCCCTCAGAAACCTGACAACATTAAAATCACCACCTTCAATCCATCCAAGGGAACAAAAGCGAAAAGCAGAATATAACTCATTCCCAAAAGAGGACTGAAAACTAGTGGGTCTCAGAGAACCATAAACAATCACGATACACCATTGACCTCTCTACTTATATCTACCGAAAATTCGAagatcaaaaaggagaaaaaccCAACGGGGCTATTGATTTTGGAAATGAATTGAGTATCCCAAACAATTGAGAAAAGAGACCTACCCTTCCAAATGCGCTTCAATCTTCAAACCCCACCCCTCTTCAAATCTATGTTCTCTAATTTAGTTATAGTAAACCAGGGGACTTCCCGAATCGAAGTGGGTTCAGTTTAGTTCTTGCTTCTTCCGATCAAATGAACCAAGTTGATAAATTTGCTGAATGAAACTGATCCAA
This Malania oleifera isolate guangnan ecotype guangnan chromosome 11, ASM2987363v1, whole genome shotgun sequence DNA region includes the following protein-coding sequences:
- the LOC131143530 gene encoding proteasome subunit beta type-7-A isoform X2; protein product: MSKAVVGVPPKGGFSFDLCRRNGMLAEKGIQSPSFRKTGTTIVGLIFQDGVILGADTRATEGPIVCDKNCEKIHYMAPNIYCCGAGTAADTEAVTDMVSSQLQLHRYHTGRDSRVITALTLLKKHLFNYQGYVQAALVLGGVDVTGPHLHTIYPHGSTDTLPFATMGSGSLAAMAVFESKYREGLTRDEGVKLVCEAICSGIFNDLGSGSNVDVCVITKGQKEYLRNHQMPNPRTYVSSKGYSFTKKTEVLSTKITPLKEKVEVIEGGDAMEE